A single Methanocaldococcus bathoardescens DNA region contains:
- a CDS encoding DUF167 domain-containing protein, producing the protein MIEKIIKESKDGVLIDIDVHAGAKKNEITGINEWRKRLAIKIKAPATEGKANKEIIKFFKEIFKKDVEIVAGKLNPQKTILIKEIKKDEVIEILKKHL; encoded by the coding sequence ATGATTGAAAAAATTATTAAAGAAAGTAAAGATGGGGTTTTAATTGATATTGATGTTCATGCTGGTGCTAAAAAGAATGAGATTACAGGAATAAATGAGTGGAGAAAGAGATTGGCTATAAAAATAAAGGCTCCTGCAACTGAGGGTAAGGCAAATAAAGAAATAATTAAATTTTTTAAGGAAATTTTTAAAAAAGATGTTGAAATAGTTGCTGGAAAGCTAAATCCACAAAAAACTATATTAATAAAAGAAATTAAAAAAGATGAAGTTATTGAAATATTAAAAAAGCATTTATAA
- the tes gene encoding tetraether lipid synthase Tes, with product MEKKTLSLCPICLKRIPATILEEDGKIIIKKTCPEHGEFKDIYWGDAGLYKKFDDYGFIGKVEITNTNVENGCPFDCGLCPIHKSTTILANIDVTNRCNLNCPICFANANKSGKVYEPSFEEIKKMMENLRKEVPPTPAIQFAGGEPTVRSDLPELIRLARDMGFLHVQLATNGIKLKNINYLKKLKEAGLSTIYLQFDGISEKPYLTARGKNLLPIKKKVIENCREINFDSVVLVPTLVRGVNDNEIGGIIRYAAENVDVVRGVNFQPVSFAGRVDERTRLEGRITIPDFIKLVEEQTDGEICEEDFYPVPSVAPISVLVEKLTNDRKPILSSHQHCGASTYVFVDEDGKLIPITRFIDVEGFFEMVKENIDEIGKSKIHDVKVLGEIALKLPSLIDLDKAPKSVNIKKIVDLILGVLKSDYKALAELHYHMLMISCMHFMDAYNFDIKRAERCCIHYATPDNRIIPFCTYNTIYRQEVEEKFSIPLEEWRKMHRMGDDD from the coding sequence ATGGAGAAAAAAACATTATCACTTTGCCCCATATGTTTAAAAAGAATTCCTGCAACAATTTTAGAAGAAGATGGAAAAATTATTATCAAAAAAACTTGCCCAGAACACGGGGAATTTAAAGATATATATTGGGGGGATGCAGGGTTATACAAAAAATTTGATGACTATGGATTTATTGGAAAAGTTGAAATAACAAATACAAATGTAGAAAACGGCTGTCCATTTGATTGTGGTCTTTGCCCAATTCATAAATCTACAACTATATTGGCTAATATAGATGTAACAAATAGGTGTAATTTAAACTGCCCTATATGTTTTGCCAACGCCAATAAATCTGGAAAGGTTTATGAGCCATCTTTTGAAGAGATAAAGAAGATGATGGAAAATTTAAGAAAAGAGGTTCCACCAACACCAGCTATTCAGTTTGCAGGGGGAGAACCTACTGTTAGAAGTGATTTACCTGAATTAATAAGACTGGCAAGAGATATGGGATTTTTACACGTCCAACTTGCAACAAACGGTATAAAATTAAAGAATATAAATTATCTTAAAAAGTTAAAAGAAGCTGGATTATCAACAATCTATTTACAATTTGATGGAATTTCTGAAAAACCATATTTAACTGCGAGGGGTAAAAACCTCCTTCCTATAAAAAAGAAAGTTATTGAGAATTGTAGAGAAATCAATTTTGATAGTGTTGTTTTAGTTCCTACTTTAGTTAGGGGAGTTAATGATAATGAAATTGGAGGAATTATAAGATATGCTGCTGAGAATGTAGATGTTGTTAGAGGAGTTAATTTCCAACCAGTTTCATTTGCTGGAAGAGTTGATGAAAGAACAAGATTGGAGGGAAGAATAACAATCCCTGACTTTATAAAGTTAGTGGAAGAACAAACAGATGGGGAGATTTGTGAAGAAGATTTTTATCCTGTTCCATCAGTAGCTCCAATCTCTGTGTTAGTTGAAAAATTAACCAATGATAGAAAACCAATATTAAGTTCTCATCAACATTGTGGGGCATCAACCTATGTTTTTGTTGATGAAGATGGAAAATTAATTCCAATTACAAGATTTATAGATGTTGAGGGATTCTTTGAAATGGTTAAAGAGAATATTGATGAGATTGGAAAATCAAAAATACATGATGTTAAAGTTTTAGGAGAAATTGCCTTAAAATTACCATCTTTAATTGACTTAGATAAGGCTCCAAAATCAGTGAATATAAAAAAGATAGTTGATTTAATCTTAGGAGTTTTGAAGAGTGATTATAAAGCTTTAGCTGAACTTCACTACCATATGTTGATGATTAGTTGTATGCACTTCATGGATGCGTATAACTTCGATATCAAGAGGGCGGAGAGATGCTGTATTCACTATGCAACCCCTGATAATAGAATAATTCCATTCTGCACCTATAATACAATATATAGACAGGAAGTTGAAGAGAAATTTTCAATACCATTGGAAGAATGGAGAAAAATGCATAGAATGGGAGATGATGATTGA
- the mptN gene encoding tetrahydromethanopterin:alpha-L-glutamate ligase, producing the protein MKLGIITIDRDEVINDLIKSCEKFEVDYKIINPKNIVAGFNLDFKLKYYKSFLNELDCCFVRNLGWDSFFRFDVLKYLNQYVPVINPPDGIDKASNKFLTSIFLELNNIPQPKTAVTESINEAIVWIDTFGEAVLKPIFGCGGEGIIKIKKESPISNKLNTLNEFKEKYKTFYIQEFIKPLGNEYRDIRAFVIDDEVVAAMYRVGGDNWKNNVSQGGRVEECEITDEIEKLALKAKNAIGLFYAGVDLIESENGLKVLEVNSTPSWIGLSKVSKVNIADKLLEKIIQYVKS; encoded by the coding sequence GTGAAGCTTGGCATAATTACCATAGATAGAGATGAGGTTATTAATGATTTAATAAAATCTTGTGAAAAATTTGAGGTTGATTATAAAATTATAAACCCCAAAAACATTGTAGCAGGATTTAATTTGGATTTTAAATTAAAATATTACAAATCATTTTTAAATGAATTAGATTGCTGTTTTGTTAGAAATCTTGGCTGGGATAGTTTTTTTAGATTTGATGTTTTAAAATATCTAAATCAATATGTTCCAGTTATAAACCCTCCAGACGGAATAGATAAAGCATCAAATAAGTTCTTAACTTCAATATTTCTTGAATTAAACAATATTCCACAGCCAAAAACTGCTGTTACAGAAAGTATAAATGAAGCTATAGTTTGGATAGATACATTTGGTGAAGCTGTTTTAAAACCAATATTTGGATGTGGTGGGGAGGGAATCATTAAGATTAAAAAAGAATCCCCAATTTCTAATAAATTAAATACCTTAAATGAATTTAAAGAGAAATATAAAACATTCTACATTCAAGAGTTTATAAAACCTTTGGGGAATGAGTATAGAGATATAAGGGCTTTTGTTATTGATGATGAGGTTGTTGCGGCAATGTATAGAGTTGGAGGAGATAATTGGAAAAACAATGTTTCTCAGGGGGGAAGAGTAGAGGAATGTGAAATAACTGATGAAATTGAAAAATTAGCTTTAAAAGCAAAAAATGCTATTGGTCTATTTTATGCAGGGGTTGATTTAATTGAGTCAGAAAATGGGCTAAAAGTTTTAGAAGTTAATTCAACACCTTCTTGGATTGGACTATCTAAGGTTTCTAAGGTTAATATAGCTGATAAGCTTTTAGAGAAAATAATTCAGTATGTTAAATCTTAA
- a CDS encoding helix-turn-helix domain-containing protein: protein MKACERLLLKIESPEKFVEEFKRILLELGLTLKEFSEISGIPYSTLYKVVQGKDFRVSTLIKILKTIRSFEKDEDIDTIAIIAARPALNKITTRKIEINGKSYLIKEYPAGSLEECIVAAVRAEREGVKGIVCAPIVSATIEKIVNVPVAVIIPEKDAFMKALEIIAKKINE, encoded by the coding sequence ATGAAGGCATGTGAAAGATTGTTATTAAAAATTGAGTCACCAGAAAAATTTGTAGAAGAATTTAAAAGGATTTTACTTGAATTGGGTTTAACTTTAAAAGAATTTTCTGAAATTTCCGGAATTCCTTATAGTACCTTATACAAAGTTGTTCAAGGGAAAGATTTTAGAGTTTCAACACTTATAAAAATTTTAAAGACAATAAGGTCTTTTGAAAAAGATGAAGATATTGATACAATAGCAATTATAGCTGCAAGACCTGCTTTAAATAAAATTACAACAAGAAAAATAGAAATTAATGGAAAAAGTTATTTAATAAAGGAATATCCTGCTGGTTCTTTGGAAGAGTGTATTGTTGCCGCTGTTAGAGCTGAGAGGGAAGGAGTTAAGGGCATTGTTTGTGCTCCTATTGTTAGTGCAACAATTGAAAAAATTGTTAATGTTCCCGTAGCTGTTATTATTCCAGAGAAAGATGCGTTTATGAAGGCATTAGAGATAATTGCAAAGAAAATAAACGAATAA
- the ftsZ gene encoding cell division protein FtsZ: MKLVKDALSRSDTTKYLKDEFGEARIVVVGCGGAGNNTINRLMEIGIQGAETIAINTDKQHLQVIQADKKILIGSALTRGLGAGGYPEIGRKAAEMAKNILEEQLKGADLVFVTAGMGGGTGTGSAPVVAEIAKENGAIVVGVVTYPFKIERARMKKADEGIARMSEVCDTVIIVDNNKLLDLVPNLPINDAFKVADEIIAQAVKGITETIAVPSLINIDFADVKAVMSGGGVAMIGVGEVDSSDRGDRVQNVVRETLSCPLLDVDYKGAKGALIHITGGPDLTLKEANDIGEGITKELDPEANVIWGARIDPEMEGCIRVMAIITGVKSPNIVGKDSKSNRIIPKISKEQSQRKERKIGGIDFIV, from the coding sequence ATGAAACTCGTAAAAGATGCCTTATCAAGAAGTGATACAACTAAATACTTAAAAGACGAATTTGGGGAAGCAAGAATAGTAGTAGTTGGTTGTGGTGGAGCAGGAAATAACACAATTAACAGATTAATGGAAATTGGTATTCAAGGGGCAGAAACAATAGCAATTAACACTGATAAACAACATTTACAGGTTATTCAGGCGGATAAAAAAATTTTAATCGGATCTGCACTAACAAGGGGTTTAGGTGCTGGTGGTTATCCTGAGATTGGAAGAAAAGCGGCTGAAATGGCTAAGAATATATTGGAAGAGCAGTTAAAAGGAGCAGATTTAGTATTTGTTACTGCAGGAATGGGTGGTGGAACAGGGACAGGTTCAGCTCCTGTCGTGGCTGAGATAGCTAAAGAAAATGGAGCTATAGTTGTTGGAGTTGTAACATACCCATTTAAAATTGAGAGAGCAAGAATGAAAAAGGCAGATGAAGGAATTGCAAGAATGTCAGAGGTTTGTGATACTGTAATTATTGTAGATAACAATAAACTTTTGGATTTAGTTCCAAACTTGCCTATAAATGATGCATTTAAAGTGGCTGATGAGATTATAGCTCAAGCAGTTAAGGGGATAACTGAAACCATAGCCGTTCCAAGTTTAATAAATATTGATTTTGCAGATGTTAAGGCAGTTATGAGCGGTGGAGGAGTAGCGATGATTGGTGTTGGGGAAGTTGATAGCAGCGATAGAGGAGATAGGGTTCAAAATGTTGTAAGAGAAACATTAAGCTGTCCATTATTGGATGTTGATTATAAAGGAGCTAAAGGAGCTCTAATCCATATAACAGGAGGGCCAGATTTAACATTAAAGGAAGCTAATGATATTGGAGAAGGAATTACAAAGGAATTGGACCCAGAAGCAAATGTTATATGGGGAGCGAGAATAGATCCAGAGATGGAAGGATGTATTAGAGTTATGGCAATAATTACTGGAGTTAAATCACCAAACATTGTAGGAAAAGATTCAAAATCAAACAGGATAATTCCAAAGATTTCAAAAGAACAAAGTCAAAGAAAAGAACGTAAAATAGGAGGAATTGACTTTATAGTATAA
- a CDS encoding metallophosphoesterase yields the protein MLIGVISDTHLYDRATKLPKTVFDEFSNVDLIIHCGDITDKEILDSLKDLANVVAVKGNMDYLDLPRHEILNINDVKIGVIHGDVVYPRGDRLKLKLLGKEMGVDILISGHTHTPFIDDCGDIILLNPGSPTVPRCPIKSIMKLNIEDKLEAKLIPIEE from the coding sequence ATGCTTATTGGTGTTATCTCTGATACTCATCTCTACGATAGAGCCACTAAACTACCAAAAACTGTTTTTGATGAATTTTCCAATGTGGATTTAATTATTCACTGTGGGGATATAACTGATAAAGAAATTTTAGACTCATTAAAAGACTTAGCTAATGTTGTAGCTGTTAAAGGGAATATGGACTATCTTGATTTACCAAGACATGAAATTTTAAACATAAATGATGTCAAAATAGGAGTTATTCATGGGGATGTTGTTTATCCAAGAGGAGATAGATTAAAATTAAAGCTATTGGGAAAGGAGATGGGAGTGGATATATTAATCTCTGGACACACCCATACACCATTTATAGATGATTGTGGAGATATTATATTGTTAAATCCTGGCTCACCAACAGTCCCAAGATGTCCTATAAAATCAATTATGAAACTAAATATTGAAGATAAATTGGAAGCTAAATTAATCCCAATAGAAGAATAA
- a CDS encoding 4Fe-4S binding protein produces MGIKILEKCVGCGNCVVFCPKKAIKTYGVAIVDKNKCSNCGICARYCPINAIKIET; encoded by the coding sequence ATGGGGATAAAAATATTGGAGAAATGTGTTGGTTGTGGAAACTGTGTTGTATTCTGCCCAAAAAAAGCAATAAAAACCTATGGAGTTGCTATAGTTGATAAAAATAAATGCTCAAATTGTGGAATTTGTGCAAGATATTGTCCGATTAATGCTATTAAAATAGAGACATAA
- the purO gene encoding IMP cyclohydrolase, whose translation MYIGRFLVAGKTKEGKPFVAYRVSSRSFPNREARKINDNTVAIIPKDLNEIFKNPYITYNCIKVVDNVIVASNGSHTDFIAEKLHFGKRDALAYVLAVMDYEKDDYKTPRIAAILDENECYMGYVAHDDIRVKKVELKEGKGYYLGVYNACKIDENQVIDIEGETAEEIAEYILNYEEFEHPVACAVAVIDKDGIKIATKSR comes from the coding sequence ATGTATATTGGAAGATTCTTAGTAGCTGGAAAAACTAAAGAAGGAAAGCCATTTGTTGCATATAGAGTTTCAAGTAGAAGCTTTCCAAATAGAGAAGCAAGAAAAATAAATGATAACACAGTAGCTATAATCCCAAAAGACTTAAATGAAATTTTCAAAAACCCATATATAACTTACAACTGTATAAAAGTTGTTGATAACGTTATTGTTGCATCTAATGGCTCACATACAGATTTCATAGCTGAAAAATTGCATTTTGGGAAGAGAGATGCGTTAGCTTATGTATTGGCAGTTATGGACTATGAAAAAGATGATTATAAAACCCCAAGGATTGCGGCTATTTTAGATGAAAATGAGTGCTATATGGGTTATGTTGCTCATGATGATATTAGAGTTAAGAAAGTTGAGCTAAAAGAAGGGAAAGGTTATTATTTAGGAGTTTATAATGCCTGTAAAATAGATGAAAACCAAGTTATAGATATTGAAGGAGAGACAGCTGAAGAAATAGCTGAATATATTTTAAATTATGAGGAATTTGAGCATCCTGTTGCATGTGCTGTAGCAGTTATTGATAAAGATGGGATAAAAATAGCTACTAAGAGTAGATAA
- a CDS encoding TIGR00153 family protein — protein sequence MSIFLFERNDEKSIINNLRLLIHMSLKSIELLKEYMSCKDKKILKEIIKIEEEGDEITKNIRINLEKAFLPNMRRELSRSAELLDETLDSLKHAAMLYELLKGELDKYLKDEIDLVLMISVDMFIHLERVLDVIEKGGDLDPIIKEIKDKEKFIDDIYQNRIYKYLINLEIVSFWEGKILCDFIDYIVNISDYIEDVADELQIIYLHTK from the coding sequence ATGTCCATTTTTTTATTTGAAAGAAATGATGAGAAAAGTATAATTAACAATCTTAGGTTGTTAATCCACATGTCTCTAAAAAGCATTGAGTTATTAAAAGAGTATATGAGCTGTAAGGATAAAAAAATATTAAAAGAGATTATAAAAATAGAGGAAGAAGGGGATGAAATTACAAAAAATATAAGGATAAACTTAGAAAAGGCATTTTTACCAAATATGAGAAGAGAGTTGTCAAGGTCTGCAGAGCTTTTAGATGAAACATTGGATAGCTTAAAGCATGCTGCTATGTTGTATGAGTTGTTGAAAGGTGAGCTTGATAAGTATTTAAAAGATGAAATTGACCTCGTTTTAATGATTTCTGTAGATATGTTTATACACTTAGAAAGAGTTTTAGACGTTATTGAAAAAGGTGGGGATTTAGACCCAATTATTAAAGAGATTAAAGATAAAGAAAAATTTATTGATGACATTTATCAAAATAGGATTTATAAGTATTTAATTAATTTAGAAATTGTATCATTTTGGGAAGGGAAAATCTTGTGTGACTTTATAGACTACATAGTAAATATCAGCGACTATATAGAGGATGTGGCTGATGAGTTGCAGATAATTTACCTCCATACAAAATAA
- a CDS encoding inorganic phosphate transporter yields the protein MVVIEISIDLKLIISFYLLFILGANNVANAIGTAYASRATTYKNLLILFSVCVIIGSLFAKNVGNTVNSLSSDALMALIISALVMTLSTYKKVPISLHTTIICSLIGLSFKSSNLAIFGEILLSWILSPIIAVIIAYVLYLAYEKIEIPILKKITMIKYLLLISAGVVAFNLGSNDLPTVLGTFTTSQIIYIIGAIFLCLGAYLYGNRVSETLSMITNLSVTSAFIAQLSGGLAVTIFTALGMPVSTTQAIIGGILGVGLTKGIKTVRWKVLKNIIFWWIIAPTIALIAGFIINRMIE from the coding sequence GTGGTCGTTATAGAGATTTCCATAGATTTAAAGCTAATCATAAGTTTTTATTTATTGTTTATTCTTGGAGCTAATAATGTTGCTAATGCTATTGGCACTGCTTATGCTTCAAGAGCAACAACATATAAGAATTTATTGATTTTATTTAGTGTTTGTGTTATAATTGGTTCTTTATTTGCTAAAAATGTTGGAAATACAGTTAATAGCTTATCTTCTGATGCTTTAATGGCTTTAATAATTTCAGCGTTGGTTATGACACTTTCAACATACAAAAAAGTGCCAATATCTCTTCACACTACAATTATCTGCTCACTAATTGGGTTAAGCTTTAAATCATCAAATTTAGCTATATTTGGTGAAATATTATTGAGTTGGATACTATCCCCAATCATAGCAGTTATCATTGCCTATGTATTGTATTTAGCTTATGAAAAGATAGAAATTCCAATTCTTAAAAAGATAACTATGATTAAATATCTCTTATTAATAAGTGCTGGAGTTGTTGCGTTTAACTTAGGAAGTAATGATTTACCAACTGTATTGGGAACATTTACAACATCTCAAATAATTTATATTATTGGAGCTATTTTTTTATGCTTAGGAGCGTACTTATATGGAAATAGGGTTTCAGAAACATTATCTATGATAACTAATTTAAGTGTAACCTCTGCATTTATAGCTCAACTTTCAGGTGGTTTAGCAGTTACAATCTTTACAGCCCTTGGTATGCCAGTTTCAACAACTCAAGCAATAATTGGAGGAATTTTAGGAGTTGGTTTAACTAAAGGGATAAAAACTGTGAGGTGGAAAGTTTTAAAAAACATTATTTTTTGGTGGATTATAGCACCAACAATAGCTTTAATAGCAGGTTTTATAATTAATAGGATGATAGAATGA
- the hycI gene encoding hydrogenase maturation peptidase HycI: protein MKEMLLDKLKNCKKLVIMGIGNELKGDDAVGIYVIKKLMKHFNKDEEFANIKNLYLINAGTVPDFFTDILKEIKPTHILIIDCALMDKDVGEVKIIKEDEIINYSFSTHTLPLSIIVKYLKKFINAEIIILGIQPKIIDFCPISEEVKLAGDKLVDTLIEIIKELKLTE, encoded by the coding sequence ATGAAGGAAATGTTATTGGATAAACTAAAGAACTGTAAAAAATTAGTTATTATGGGTATTGGAAATGAGTTAAAGGGAGATGATGCTGTTGGAATATATGTAATCAAAAAATTAATGAAACATTTTAATAAAGATGAAGAGTTTGCAAATATCAAAAATCTCTATTTGATAAACGCTGGAACTGTTCCTGACTTTTTTACAGATATTTTAAAAGAGATAAAACCAACCCATATTTTAATAATTGACTGTGCATTGATGGATAAAGATGTTGGAGAGGTTAAGATTATAAAAGAGGATGAAATAATAAATTACAGTTTCTCAACTCATACATTGCCATTATCTATAATAGTTAAATATTTAAAAAAATTTATAAATGCAGAGATAATTATTTTAGGAATTCAGCCAAAGATTATTGATTTTTGCCCAATATCTGAAGAGGTTAAATTAGCTGGGGATAAATTAGTAGATACACTTATTGAGATTATAAAAGAGCTAAAATTAACAGAATAA
- the leuS gene encoding leucine--tRNA ligase yields the protein MNKKDVMVMIDFKEIEKKWQKRWEEAKIFEANPDDREKFFITAAFPYLNGVLHAGHLRTFTIPEVVARFQRMKNKNVLWTFGYHVTGTPILGLAELIKNRDEKTIWAYTELHGIPKEELLELTTPEKIVEYFSKKAEEAFKRMGFSLDWRRNFKTDDKVFNKFIEWQFHKLKEKGLIVKGSHPVRYCPRCDNPVEDHDILVGENATLVEYILIKFTTEDGCIMPMATLRPETVFGVTNVWVNPEATYVKAKVYLEKETENGIELIDNGIWIMAKECAEKLKHQDRKIEIIEEFKGEKLINKKVKNPVTGKEVPILPAKFVKTNIGTGCVMSVPAHAPYDYIALRDLGLVDEIGLIPLIKVPGYGEFPAKEIVEKMGIKSQEEEDKLEEATKKIYKDEFHKGVLNENCLDYEGIPVREIKDKLTKDLIDKNLAEVMYEFSEEKVICRCGTPCIVKMVKGQWFIKYSDEKWKELAHKCVDKMKFIPENLRQVFHEKIDWMKDKACVRRRGLGTKFPFEDGWVIESLSDSTIYPAYYTVAKYINEHNIKPEQLTLELFDYVFLGKGDVDKIAEETGIPKDIIEGMRKEFIYYYPVDWRCSAKDLIPNHLTFYIFNHVAIFPEEFWPRGIVVNGYVTIEGKKLSKSKGPVLPVLEVAEKFGADVGRFYITTCAELPQDADIKFKELENTKKVLERLYLFAKEIAERKEEKGNELNYIDKWLLSRLYRAVKQYDEYMENFELRKAGILLYQLLDDLKWYRRRGGNNIRVLEEFLEVIIKLMSPFTPHLCEEMWEILGKEGFVSLAKFPEVKEEFINDEIEKGEEYLKSVMEDIKEIINVAKVQPKRIYLYTADDWKYEILKIIKENEGKTVKELMPIIMKNPEFRKYGKEIPKLVNQLIKLNAEIINEVEVLENAKEFLKKEFGVEEIIINGEDKANKKRVAIPFKPAIYLE from the coding sequence ATAAACAAAAAGGATGTGATGGTTATGATTGACTTTAAAGAAATAGAGAAAAAATGGCAAAAAAGATGGGAAGAGGCAAAGATATTTGAAGCAAATCCAGATGATAGGGAGAAGTTTTTCATTACAGCGGCATTTCCATATTTAAATGGGGTTTTACACGCTGGGCATCTTAGGACTTTCACAATCCCAGAGGTTGTTGCAAGATTCCAAAGAATGAAAAATAAGAATGTTTTATGGACTTTTGGTTATCATGTCACAGGAACACCAATCTTAGGTTTAGCTGAGTTGATAAAAAATAGAGATGAAAAAACAATATGGGCATATACTGAATTACACGGCATTCCAAAAGAAGAACTTTTAGAGCTAACAACACCAGAAAAGATTGTTGAATATTTCTCAAAGAAAGCTGAAGAGGCATTTAAAAGAATGGGATTTAGCTTAGATTGGAGAAGGAACTTTAAAACAGATGATAAGGTCTTTAACAAATTTATTGAATGGCAGTTCCATAAATTGAAAGAAAAAGGATTGATTGTTAAAGGTTCTCATCCTGTTAGATACTGCCCAAGATGTGACAACCCTGTAGAAGACCACGACATATTAGTTGGAGAAAACGCAACTTTGGTTGAATACATCTTAATAAAATTCACAACAGAAGATGGCTGTATAATGCCAATGGCTACTTTGAGACCTGAAACTGTATTTGGAGTTACAAACGTTTGGGTTAATCCTGAAGCAACTTATGTAAAAGCAAAGGTCTATTTAGAGAAAGAAACTGAAAATGGAATTGAATTAATTGATAATGGTATTTGGATAATGGCAAAGGAGTGTGCTGAAAAATTAAAACACCAAGATAGAAAGATAGAGATTATTGAGGAATTTAAAGGAGAAAAACTTATAAACAAAAAGGTAAAAAACCCAGTAACAGGAAAAGAAGTCCCTATATTGCCAGCTAAATTCGTAAAAACAAATATTGGAACTGGCTGCGTTATGAGTGTTCCAGCACATGCACCTTACGACTACATAGCGTTGAGGGATTTGGGCTTAGTTGATGAAATCGGCTTAATTCCATTAATTAAAGTTCCTGGTTATGGAGAATTCCCAGCAAAAGAGATTGTTGAAAAGATGGGTATTAAAAGTCAGGAAGAAGAAGATAAATTAGAAGAAGCAACTAAAAAAATCTACAAAGATGAGTTCCACAAAGGAGTTTTAAATGAAAACTGCTTAGATTATGAAGGAATTCCTGTTAGAGAGATTAAAGACAAATTAACAAAGGATTTAATTGATAAAAATTTAGCAGAGGTAATGTATGAGTTTAGTGAGGAGAAGGTTATTTGTAGATGTGGAACTCCATGTATAGTTAAGATGGTTAAAGGGCAGTGGTTTATCAAATATTCAGATGAAAAATGGAAAGAGTTAGCTCACAAATGTGTAGATAAAATGAAATTCATCCCAGAGAATTTAAGGCAAGTATTCCATGAAAAAATTGATTGGATGAAAGATAAAGCATGTGTTAGAAGAAGAGGTTTAGGGACAAAGTTCCCATTTGAAGATGGATGGGTTATTGAATCTTTATCTGACTCAACCATATATCCTGCATATTACACAGTTGCAAAATACATCAATGAGCACAATATAAAGCCAGAACAATTAACTTTAGAGTTGTTTGATTATGTATTCTTAGGTAAAGGAGATGTCGATAAAATTGCTGAAGAGACAGGTATTCCAAAGGATATTATTGAAGGTATGAGGAAAGAGTTTATTTACTACTACCCAGTTGATTGGAGATGCTCTGCCAAGGATTTGATTCCAAACCATTTAACATTCTACATCTTTAATCATGTAGCAATATTCCCAGAGGAGTTCTGGCCAAGAGGTATTGTAGTTAATGGTTATGTCACAATTGAAGGGAAAAAGTTATCTAAATCAAAAGGTCCTGTATTACCAGTTTTAGAAGTTGCTGAGAAATTTGGAGCTGATGTTGGTAGATTCTATATAACAACCTGTGCTGAACTACCTCAAGATGCCGATATCAAGTTTAAAGAATTGGAAAATACAAAGAAGGTTTTAGAGAGGTTGTATTTATTTGCAAAAGAAATTGCTGAAAGAAAGGAAGAAAAAGGTAATGAGTTGAATTACATTGATAAATGGTTATTGAGCAGATTGTATAGAGCTGTTAAGCAGTATGATGAATATATGGAAAACTTTGAACTAAGAAAAGCTGGAATTTTGCTCTATCAGTTGTTGGATGACTTAAAATGGTATAGAAGAAGAGGAGGAAACAATATAAGAGTTTTAGAGGAGTTTTTAGAAGTTATAATAAAATTGATGTCACCATTTACACCACATTTATGTGAAGAGATGTGGGAGATTTTAGGAAAAGAAGGATTCGTTTCATTAGCTAAATTCCCAGAAGTTAAAGAGGAGTTTATAAATGATGAAATTGAGAAGGGAGAGGAGTATTTAAAATCAGTTATGGAGGATATTAAAGAGATTATAAACGTTGCTAAGGTTCAGCCAAAGAGAATCTACTTATATACAGCTGATGACTGGAAGTATGAAATATTGAAGATTATTAAAGAAAATGAAGGAAAAACAGTTAAAGAACTAATGCCAATCATTATGAAAAACCCAGAGTTCAGAAAGTATGGTAAAGAGATTCCAAAGTTAGTTAATCAATTAATAAAACTTAATGCAGAGATTATTAATGAGGTTGAGGTTTTAGAAAATGCCAAAGAATTCTTAAAGAAAGAGTTTGGTGTTGAGGAAATTATAATCAATGGTGAAGACAAAGCCAATAAAAAGAGAGTAGCTATTCCATTTAAACCGGCAATCTACTTAGAATAG